A single region of the Ascaphus truei isolate aAscTru1 chromosome 6, aAscTru1.hap1, whole genome shotgun sequence genome encodes:
- the BTG4 gene encoding protein BTG4, with protein MREEIAATVVFITMLVKKHEKLSKQKIERFAATLTTILFAKYKSHWYTENPSKGQAFRCIRINKCQVMDSVLERACAESNVDFNDLGLPKEMTIWVDPFEVCCRYGEKNNPFTIACFMGKEDYEISKRISNAVEKATSDYHSGTSSDEETKEHKEHKEPKTIPTVSNPNSIYQAHGSSCTDYSQPIPSWSQFPRRKNYSSEGYHLHQSTGYYPLHKSYKSYRPPAAFSGPRVDRYHWVNTKH; from the exons atgaGAGAAGAAATTGCTGCCACAGTTGTATTCATAACAATGTTGGTGAAGAAGCACGAGAAGCTGAGCAAGCAGAAGATAGAAAGGTTTGCAGCTACGTTGACCACCATACTGTTTGCAAAGTATAAAAGCCATTGGTATACAGAGAACCCATCAAAAGGACAAGCCTTCAG GTGCATTAGGATAAATAAGTGCCAGGTGATGGATTCTGTTTTAGAGCGGGCATGTGCTGAGAGCAATGTGGATTTCAATGACCTTGGACTGCCAAAGGAAATGACAATATGGGTAGATCCATTTGAAGTGTGCTGCAG ATATGGTGAGAAAAATAACCCCTTCACTATTGCATGTTTTATGGGGAAAGAAGACTATGAAATATCTAAAAGAATCAGCAATGCTGTTGAGAAAGCAACTTCTGATTATCACTCTGGCACCTCATCTGATGAAGAGACCAAAGAGCACAAAGAGCACAAAGAACCAAAGACCATTCCTACAGTCAGCAACCCAAACAGCATTTACCAG GCACATGGATCCTCT TGCACAGACTACAGCCAGCCCATCCCATCTTGGTCCCAGTTTCCCCGCAGAAAGAACTATTCAAGTGAAGGGTATCACCTGCATCAGTCTACTGGTTACTATCCTCTGCACAAGTCTTACAAATCCTACAGACCACCTGCTGCTTTCTCTGGGCCACGGGTTGATCGATACCATTGGGTGAACACAAAGCACTGA